In Cyanobium sp. AMD-g, one genomic interval encodes:
- a CDS encoding nucleotidyltransferase domain-containing protein, producing MVVSPSQRLFWQQRRQEAIASLEARERAARRLAPEAAALLRKGWPGLEGIWLFGSVAEGRTHSSSDIDLAVAGLPPESLLTATAELDSLAAARPDPAIPIDLVRLESLPPHWQQRIRERAIAI from the coding sequence ATGGTGGTGAGCCCCTCCCAACGCCTGTTCTGGCAGCAGCGCCGGCAGGAGGCGATCGCCTCGCTCGAGGCGCGGGAGCGGGCGGCCCGCCGCCTGGCCCCTGAGGCCGCGGCGCTGCTTCGCAAGGGCTGGCCTGGCCTTGAGGGCATCTGGCTGTTCGGCTCGGTGGCCGAGGGCCGCACCCACAGCAGCTCGGACATCGACCTGGCCGTGGCTGGTCTGCCGCCGGAGTCGTTGCTCACCGCCACGGCCGAGCTCGACAGCCTGGCGGCCGCCCGCCCGGATCCGGCGATCCCGATCGATCTGGTACGCCTGGAGAGCCTGCCGCCCCACTGGCAGCAGCGCATCCGGGAGCGGGCCATCGCAATTTGA
- a CDS encoding ATP-binding cassette domain-containing protein: MRLWIALAREAGWGHTLLLAGLALLASGVEVAGLGLAVGVLLGAGGAAGLPLPTLPLDLRQLLGLLVALMALRGLLQVGIAVLQEWLNSALTDRLRSDLLRRVLYASSLRLEQVGRGELLGLLMDDIDTSVYALDRGLQLLQSLISLLIYATGVVLAGRGQAAPLLLGLVAAALAGLAQRSGAWQLGELQTRLNAALQSIVGDGLHGLKAVRAAAAEPWLLERFGAAARDYRRNARRSLRRQAVFGALRDWLVVLVVALWLGLGGTGLEPAAVATVLLLAYRAAGALGGVISSRRACLWALPGYQALRELRERLGPPVLAAAATRPLAREEQLEAVRWQGPGQPEVDLRRGALVVLVGPSGSGKSTLLDRVAGLLAEEGSQWQLQVEGSSAPVALTGSVGAAAWRTLVAYAPQGAVLFEGSLADNLLLGRVPERAVREALLVPWLERLGLEALLGRPEGLHEPLNLAVDCFSGGEIHRLGLLRAWLLDQPVELLDEPTAFLDAQAAATVRQLVLERSRERLVLVASHDPELVAQAAVVIRPAPFRRR, translated from the coding sequence GTGAGGCTCTGGATCGCCCTGGCCCGCGAGGCGGGATGGGGGCACACCCTGCTGCTGGCGGGGCTGGCTCTGCTGGCGAGTGGGGTGGAGGTGGCCGGCCTGGGCCTGGCGGTGGGGGTGCTGCTGGGGGCGGGCGGTGCGGCCGGGTTGCCGCTGCCGACGCTGCCGCTGGATCTGCGCCAGCTGCTGGGGCTGCTGGTGGCGCTGATGGCGCTGCGCGGACTGCTGCAGGTGGGCATCGCCGTGCTCCAGGAGTGGCTGAACAGTGCCCTCACCGACCGGCTGCGCAGCGACCTGCTCCGCCGGGTGCTGTATGCCTCGAGCCTGCGCCTGGAGCAGGTGGGCCGGGGCGAGCTGCTGGGCCTGCTGATGGACGACATCGACACCAGCGTCTATGCGCTGGACCGGGGCCTGCAGCTGCTGCAGAGCCTGATCAGCCTGCTGATCTACGCCACAGGCGTGGTGCTGGCCGGCCGGGGCCAGGCGGCGCCGTTGCTGCTGGGGCTGGTGGCGGCGGCGCTGGCGGGGCTGGCGCAACGCTCCGGCGCCTGGCAGCTGGGCGAGCTGCAGACGCGCCTGAATGCGGCGCTGCAGAGCATCGTGGGCGATGGGCTGCATGGCCTCAAGGCGGTGCGGGCGGCGGCGGCCGAGCCGTGGCTGCTGGAGCGATTCGGCGCTGCGGCGCGGGACTATCGCCGTAATGCCCGCCGCTCGCTGCGGCGCCAGGCGGTGTTCGGCGCCCTGCGCGACTGGCTGGTGGTGCTGGTGGTGGCGCTGTGGCTGGGGCTGGGCGGCACGGGGCTGGAGCCGGCGGCGGTGGCCACGGTGCTGCTGCTGGCCTACCGGGCGGCCGGCGCCCTGGGGGGTGTGATCAGCAGCCGGCGCGCCTGCCTGTGGGCCCTGCCGGGCTATCAGGCGCTGCGGGAGCTGCGAGAGCGCCTGGGGCCGCCGGTGCTGGCGGCCGCCGCCACCCGGCCGCTGGCGCGCGAAGAGCAGCTGGAGGCGGTGCGCTGGCAGGGCCCGGGCCAGCCGGAAGTGGACCTGCGGCGCGGCGCTTTGGTGGTGCTGGTGGGGCCATCGGGCAGCGGCAAGAGCACGCTGCTGGATCGGGTGGCGGGATTGCTGGCCGAGGAGGGCAGCCAATGGCAGCTGCAGGTGGAGGGCTCCAGCGCGCCTGTGGCGCTGACGGGCAGCGTCGGTGCCGCCGCCTGGAGGACGCTGGTGGCCTATGCGCCCCAGGGGGCGGTGTTGTTTGAAGGCAGCCTGGCCGACAACCTGCTGCTGGGCCGGGTGCCGGAACGGGCGGTGCGCGAGGCGTTGCTGGTGCCCTGGCTGGAGCGGCTGGGACTGGAGGCGCTGCTGGGGCGGCCCGAGGGGCTGCACGAACCGCTGAACCTGGCGGTGGATTGTTTCTCTGGCGGTGAGATCCACCGGCTGGGGCTGCTGCGGGCCTGGCTGCTGGATCAGCCGGTGGAGCTGCTGGATGAACCGACGGCGTTTCTGGATGCGCAGGCGGCGGCCACGGTGCGACAGCTGGTGCTGGAGCGCAGCCGCGAGCGGCTGGTGCTGGTGGCCAGCCACGACCCGGAGCTGGTGGCGCAGGCGGCGGTGGTGATACGGCCGGCGCCGTTCAGACGCCGGTGA